The Kryptolebias marmoratus isolate JLee-2015 linkage group LG1, ASM164957v2, whole genome shotgun sequence sequence NNNNNNNNNNNNNNNNNNNNNNNNNNNNNNNNNNNNNNNNNNNNNNNNNNNNNNNNNNNNNNNNNNNNNNNNNNNNNNNNNNNNNNNNNNNNNNNNNNNNNNNNNNNNNNNNNNNNNNNNNNNNNNNNNNNNNNNNNNNNNNNNNNNNNNNNNNNNNNNNNNNNNNNNNNNNNNNNNNNNNNNNNNNNNNNNNNNNNNNNNNNNNNNNNNNNNNNNNNNNNNNNNNNNNNNNNNNNNNNNNNNNNNNNNNNNNNNNNNNNNNNNNNNNNNNNNNNNNNNNNNNNNNNNNNNNNNNNNNNNNNNNNNNNNNNNNNNNNNNNNNNNNNNNNNNNNNNNNNNNNNNNNNNNNNNNNNNNNNNNNNNNNNNNNNNNNNNNNNNNNNNNNNNNNNNNNNNNNNNNNNNNNNNNNNNNNNNNNNNNNNNNNNNNNNNNNNNNNNNNNNNNNNNNNNNNNNNNNNNNNNNNNNNNNNNNNNNNNNNNNNNNNNNNNNNNNNNNNNNNNNNNNNNNNNNNNNNNNNNNNNNNNNNNNNNNNNNNNNNNNNNNNNNNNNNNNNNNNNNNNNNNNNNNNNNNNNNNNNNNNNNNNNNNNNNNNNNNNNNNNNNNNNNNNNNNNNNNNNNNNNNNNNNNNNNNNNNNNNNNNNNNNNNNNNNNNNNNNNNNNNNNNNNNNNNNNNNNNNNNNNNNNNNNNNNNNNNNNNNNNNNNNNNNNNNNNNNNNNNNNNNNNNNNNNNNNNNNNNNNNNNNNNNNNNNNNNNNNNNNNNNNNNNNNNNNNNNNNNNNNNNNNNNNNNNNNNNNNNNNNNNNNNNNNNNNNNNNNNNNNNNNNNNNNNNNNNNNNNNNNNNNNNNNNNNNNNNNNNNNNNNNNNNNNNNNNNNNNNNNNNNNNNNNNNNNNNNNNNNNNNNNNNNNNNNNNNNNNNNNNNNNNNNNNNNNNNNNNNNNNNNNNNNNNNNNNNNNNNNNNNNNNNNNNNNNNNNNNNNNNNNNNNNNNNNNNNNNNNNNNNNNNNNNNNNNNNNNNNNNNNNNNNNNNNNNNNNNNNNNNNNNNNNNNNNNNNNNNNNNNNNNNNNNNNNNNNNNNNNNNNNNNNNNNNNNNNNNNNNNNNNNNNNNNNNNNNNNNNNNNNNNNNNNNNNNNNNNNNNNNNNNNNNNNNNNNNNNNNNNNNNNNNNNNNNNNNNNNNNNNNNNNNNNNNNNNNNNNNNNNNNNNNNNNNNNNNNNNNNNNNNNNNNNNNNNNNNNNNNNNNNNNNNNNNNNNNNNNNNNNNNNNNNNNNNNNNNNNNNNNNNNNNNNNNNNNNNNNNNNNNNNNNNNNNNNNNNNNNNNNNNNNNNNNNNNNNNNNNNNNNNNNNNNNNNNNNNNNNNNNNNNNNNNNNNNNNNNNNNNNNNNNNNNNNNNNNNNNNNNNNNNNNNNNNNNNNNNNNNNNNNNNNNNNNNNNNNNNaaacaatggtgtgaatgctataaagcattcacacaataataaagagaaacaggaaaacaatggtgtgaatgctataaagcattcacacaataataaagagaaacaggaaaacaatggtgtgaatgcttaaaagcattcacacaacaagTAAAATGTCTTGATGTAACATATGTAAAGAAGTGAATGAACTCATACCATTTCGTGTTAAGAGGAACTGTTTATCCGGCGGCAGATAAGGTTTCACTTTGGATTCTTCTCCAGTGGCCCTGAAGGCAGAAACCAAAAAGATGGAGGAACatgttatttgttatttttttaaataggcaACAAAGACTACCAGAATCAAATCTACTGTCTAACACAAACTTTTGGATCTTGTAACATTCATACTTATACAATagccttttactgcttttagcttctaggttaccttttcagtttatttatataaataaagtcacaacaaaagtcgtttcagagcactgtacaaaaacatttttgcagcaTCTAGCTTATCTTTTGCTGCTTCTAGGATCCAGCTagcctttggctgcttttagcttctagcaacAATTTTACAAGtgttagcttttaggtagccttttgctacttttagctaacccaGTGCTACCTTTATCATTTAGCTAAACTAATGctattttcaacttttagctactgttctgcttcttttagctttcacaactcagttttagcttctttagaTACATgtacaatgtttttcaaagcaaccaCAGTCAAATTTACGTCACTGAAGTAGGGGTTTGGGGATCAAtccaaatatttatattataaataccaacgtcatgcagtttaaagctcagaAGTCCATGtcttcagctaaaaaaaagtccagttgctatttttttcctccttctttcaCTTTTTAGATTTCCCAACTCCTGGATGACTTGAAATCTACACTAACATATGATACAAACGATGGTGTCAAATAGTATCGATACTAGTGTGATGGGATTGAtactaaagtttgtttttactttcattacATCACTCCCATACATCAGTCCTAtcagaagagctggaagagatggctgtggaaagagaggCCTTAGCTttcctgctcaagctgctgctcctACGACCCAACCTCAAAATAAGTGGCAGAATGGATGGTTAATTTATAGCACTTTATCAGgtctggatttttgttgttataattGCTTATGaggttaaagttttattttaggagtagatttgtttatttaatgggTATGTTTATTGACATGTTCAGGTTTagaacatcataaaaacaaggaCTGCTTTATGACAAAAAGGTGTTTAATTTTACCGTTGCATACATGTTTATGCTGCAAAACTGTAGTCAGCGTTAAATTTTTGTTATAAGGACATGAAACATGATCATGTGACACACAGAGCACAGTCATGAGATGAAACTTGGCTTTCACCAGAACAAAGATTACACTAGAATGGGAAATCCAACAAGAGGAAGTAGAAAAattaacagacacacacaaaaaactggATTACTTCCCACCTTCATGTTGCAAAAGTAGTTGAAGCCTATTGCAGAAAGTTCCTGCTCATAAGGATTTTATCTTTGTATGTGTTAAGGATTCCCTGTctgactgttttctgtcttaGTGACTTCTGCAGGTAGTTTCTAATATCTGGTATGATGAAAAATCACAACGTGAAAACCTGCTCACACGCAGGACGAGTTTTCGATTAAAGTCCATAATAAGACCTTAgatttaaaaccagagaaacagGATTTTCTGCTAAACTGTGGTGTAAATATTGAGTGCtgaagcagaacatcagctaaaagacataaaacaagaactgaaagcaaaacaccagctaaaggtaacagaagcaaaatgctagctaaagccaaaagtagcaaaaggttagctataagctaaaaataacaagaagCTAAATagctaactacttctgcatactttctgctattttagccattcatatttaaaacaaaaattcaattAACTCCGGAAATATgtacttttagtcttttttttttcttttatactttttatacaatttttttcctcagaattaAATAGAGATATCTTCAATTCTTTCTGTAACAATAttccttttaaaatctgcttcagcatattggctttatttttgttttcttgtgctaCATTGAgttttgccagttttagctttttactaacattttcttaccttttagcgtctagctagccttttgctacttgaAATTCCTAGCTAGCTATCTTGTTATTGTCAGCTAACATTTTACTGCTTGAAGCTAACACTTTTAGCtccatttttctgattttagctcAGGGCGATATGTACACCTTTAAGGAACATTAAGGACTTATAATGTAATCCTGATCCACTCACCACTTCCACGTGGGACAGTGATGAACCAGGTGATCTCCAGCTGCTACAAACttagacagagaaacaaaacaaaacaaaaaaatacatgttagaaattttccaaaacaaacataaatgttacTGTTAAAAGAGCTCACCTCTTCTGGTGTGATCACTCCAGTCTCTTTGAATTTAGATTCCTGTGAGGattaaaacaccaaacatgCATTTGAGATCCAGCAGCACTTTCATAACTCTATTAGATTGTATTAAACATTCCCATGTGACAGTTCAATTCATTGTGAGCCACCAGATTTGACACGAACAACCTGAGCTAGCTCGGACAAGTTTACCTTCAGAACTGGAGTCAGGAACTCCGCCACTCCCAGAGCTGTGCCTTTTACTGTGTTTATCACGTTTTGCATGTTGGAAAATGCCTCAAAATTCAAACGAACTGTTTCTAAATACTTTCtgacgacaacaacaacaaaaaactacaattttgGCATAGCTACCCAGGCAGAAAGCCAATAGGAAAGATCATATGATGCAAGTAAACACTTCCGGGATTCCTATTCTCGCGAGAGTCGCGGAGGGAAATCGtgaacattttaattcaaagtCGTAACTTTTGTTTAGAGTCATCATCGTCGAAAACTCAATGGTGTGTTCTCTAGCTTGTGTAAAATATAGAATTGTTAGACAATCTTGTGCTTTTAAAATCAGGGTTTTATCGGAGCACAATAGCTAATTTCAGTCAAATATATCGAGCTCGTCTCactgttttattataaataaaaaaaagtatgtgaACGAGACTCGTTTTGTTAATAATACGGCTGTGTTTAcatacataaaaagaaaagagccagTACGCAGCAGATTATAAACACGATGTGATGACGTGTTACGCATCAACGCGTGACGTAATTAATCAGGTTGTAGCCACTATGGCAATccgttttaacataaattcgGTTTTACCGCCCTTACATTCCAGATATCTCAAATTGTTTTATGACTAGACGTTTAGCGATTTAAGATATCTCCAATTATAAGTCGACTagacaaaatacatattttagaTATCTATAATTACATTCTGACTAGTCGAAATGACATCAGATTTACCATTGACTTGTATAGAGAtttcaattcaagatatcttaaaTGAATTACTGACTATCTGAAATACACATTTCAGATATCTACAATTAAATTATGACTATTCAAAATtacaattcaagatatctttaatttagttttgacTAGTCATAATTCTACTTAAAGATATCTCTAATTACTCGATAATTCAAGAcatcttaaatgtgtttttggatAGGAGATATGTAATTTTGACTagtgaaaactaaattatagatatcttaaaaaatgaattagaGATATCTTCAATTGACATTCTGACTTGTCAGAATGACATTATTGATATCTTGAAATAGTATTCTGTCTAGTCAAAACGTCATAAATTTACGTAGCATTTTAGCAGACAGTGTGTAAGGCATTTTAGCCTTAGGCTACTTGATTGTCCTATTCAGTGGTCAGCAATGTCAGGTCAGTCCAGCTCAAATACTCgtgtttttaacacaatatttaGCGCTGCAGCTCGTGCTCGACATGAATTAAGAAATACAGATAATTTATTGTCTGCAACAATTACGTTCGAGATATCTTAAATTATAATTACGGATGTCTGACCCTTCCGATGATGAATCCGGTGACGTCATTTGAGGTATCTCGAAAGGAATTGTGACTAGTCAAAATGTAATTGAAGATATCTTGAATTTATATACTTACTAGTCAGAATGTAAATACAGATATCTTAAATTACCATTCCGGATAgtcaaaatgtagttttgtctagtcaaaatgcatttttagatATCTAGAATGTAATTATGGATAGGCAGACGAAACcgaatttatgttaaaacggCTTGCCATAGGCTACATTCTTGTAGTCAAACCGGTAACAGAATTAGCATGTGTAGCTCTGGAACTGCTGCCTCGGCTTGCCTGTAACCTGACGGAAACCAGCGACTTTAGCCTGAGTGAGGTCGGATTGTGTGGAGAACCATGATCCGGAGAGCAAAGCTCCTCCGCGGGATTCTGAGCACAAACCAGAGCCATAGTGCGTGTAGCTCGAACAGGTCCAGCTGCAGCAGGCCTGGGTCAGGGCGGGCATGGGTGAGACCCAGGGGGTTCGACACCGGTTTAAAAACGTTTAACAGCCTCACGAAACAAAAAGAACCTCTCATACTGAGCAGAGAAGGAGTGGCGACTTGGTATGGAACCACGTTCTCATAGACATTCTGACTTTCCCTGCTGTGCTGCTTTAGTAATCAGCTAAAACATGTGACATTTCTCAGGTACAGCTGTGGACCCACTGTGTACGACCACGCGCATCTAGGTCACGCATGGTAACTATGGAAACGAATTTGTTTTGAGCAAATTTGATCAAGAATAAATTGTTAACAGAATAATAAGccaaacataaaagcaaaatttgtaaaacattaactaaaagcttaaatgaacaaaaccttAGCTGAAAACTTCAACTGGCAAACccataaataaaagctaaatttagcaaaactgtaactaaaaggaaaaaagatagCAAAATTATAACTAAAAACTCAAGATGGCGAAACAGtatttaaaagccaaaattagcagagcagtagctaaaaggttaaacaaaaatcattgctaaagctaaaatgaacaaaaagcaaaaaaaaaaaaaaagcaaaaccgTTGTAAttcaaaatgtagcaaaactgcctaaaagctaaaattagcaaagcagtagctaaaagtgtagatgaacaaaaccaaagctaaaatcagaaaaactagagctaaaagctaaaattcaCAAAGACATAGCTAAAATCTTAAATTAGCGAAACTCTAGGTAAAAGCAAGAATGATCAaagtagtagctaaaagctaaaattagggcAACTAACTAAAAACTAGATGTATCAAAACCCAATCTAAAATCTACAATTTGCAAGAGCatagctaaaaataaatgtatccCAATCATAGCTAACAACACTAcactaaaatcagtaaaacaccAGCTGAAACCTTAACATAGCAAGACAATGGCTTAAAGTATGGAGGACCGAAAccgacataatcaaaaataaaagcagaagtatatatattttgcttttgccttttccttacacatgcgttttCGTCAAgtgatgtttatgttttgttttgctttttccttatacaagcgcttgttcttttgacatttctttgtctcctctttttacaTTACCGTGTGCGTTTCTGCCTCATTATGCAAatgaacaatcgatctgcacatggatcctgctccttcctgtttattgaccaataagagaggagctggaccaagaagactGCCTCCTTATTTGCATATTGAGGCAGAAACGCACACAGTAATGTGAAAAGAGGAGACGAGGAAATGTCAAATGAACAAACgcttgtataaataaaaataaaaatataaacattacttgacgGAAAcacatgtgtaaggaaaaggcaaaacccaaaatatatatatttctgcttccatttttgATTATGTCGGTTTCGGTCCTCCATATTAAAGTAGAGCTGTATTAGTAagtaaattctaaaaaaaactgtttttgaagagaaaaaaaagatctcaatGTCTTTCTACATTGtattcttttgtaaataaagtcaaattcATAGCACACTACTCCCGTATGAGCAGAGCGGTGTGATATATGAatgaaaaaataacacaaagtgtACGGAAatagttttactgtaaaatgcagagagaaaaaaattataaacaggaaacatgaaggTGAATGCTGACCTGACCAGACTTTGGTTCTGTCCCAGTTCGTATGTCCGCTTCGATATCCTGCAGAGGATTCTGTCCAGATACTTCGGTGTCACTGTGATCCACGCCATGGTCATCACAGACATCGATGACAAAATCATCAGAAGGAGCTGGGAGGTAAACATTTAATTCTACCGTCTCGTTACTGCTGGTGTTAAGGTTTCTTCAGACCatttacttttgattttttttaacaggaaaatgTTTCTCCATTTGTCATCGCCAGAATGTATGAAGATGAATTCAAGAGAGATATGCTGTCATTAAAGGTAGGCTTTAATATTTAGTCATACAAAAAACCACTTCAAATACTGAAGAGTTCAGGACATTCAGTGGATATAAAAAGCCTTTATGTAACTGttaaaatgtcagagttttaactAATCCcattagtgctgggcgatataacgatccatatcgtggggacgatagaaaagtgtctatcgtgatatattttcttctatcgtttctatcataattgtatcaatgattcatgtaaatatttcataacgtaggctacgacgaatgtattagtgttgtcactNNNNNNNNNNNNNNNNNNNNNNNNNNNNNNNNNNNNNNNNNNNNNNNNNNNNNNNNNNNNNNNNNNNNNNNNNNNNNNNNNNNNNNNNNNNNNNNNNNNNNNNNNNNNNNNNNNNNNNNNNNNNNNNNNNNNNNNNNNNNNNNNNNNNNNNNNNNNNNNNNNNNNNNNNNNNNNNNNNNNNNNNNNNNNNNNNNNNNNNNNNNNNNNNNNNNNNNNNNNNNNNNNNNNNNNNNNNNNNNNNNNNNNNNNNNNNNNNNNNNNNNNNNNNNNNaaagacttttaccaaaaccagggggacgtctgtgatttggttcaagaagtccgacacggagcagaaaaagctaatatgctaactctgctaatgctaatgctaactctgctattagactgttttctcatctgacgccaacacaacaaacctcttctatcacttaaatcACTTTAATACTATACTAATACTTTGAAGCATTGGTTGATTATTGGAGTCAAGAAGATTGAAGAAAGCTGCAGCAACAAACTAAcgatagaaaacacaaaaatggatttacagtaactcagtcagtcttacagatattaacAGAAAATCTGGTATGATAGTAgatgagactgatccccaacattTATTCTGGGTGCTAACATGTTGcgcaagatctttgttcaaaactttgcaATTTACtctttggaatcaactctgtcttttagcaaaatatctcatgaaccactgcacagtaTTTATTGtcactttcaggaaataataagCAGATGTGCATTAAGAACTGATTATTTGgggccaacccaattcaagatggccaccatgtAACTTGTCTGTTTGGGTGTGTAGGCTTGTATTAGATGTGTGTAGACTTGTTGATGTGCTTCCACGTCGTTCAGGTGATTCCACCTGCTGTGTACCTGAGAGTGACTGAGAATGTCCATCATATTGTTGGCTTTATTGAGAGGATCATCCAAAATGGACATGCCTACATCACAAAGGAAGGTGAATATACGGCTCCCGCTCTGACAAAATGACATCTAGCAGTAATGGAGTCAACATTAGCGTTCTTCTTTGGCTGCAGGTGATGTATATTTCGACATCCAGTCTATTGGTGACAGATACGGGAAGTTTGTCGGAGCTGTGGGTTCTCAGGGAGAGCCTAGTAAGTGTTCATCAGAAGGGCTTCCCAGACAAATTCATCTTTGATTTCTTCCGCTGAAGATTTCCTTTACTCATCGTAAAACCAACTGTTCGGTTCTCCAGGCAGCTCGGATAAACGAGACCAGAGGGATTTTGCTTTGTGGAAGCAGTCCAAACCTCAGGAGCCATACTGGGAGTCTCCATGGGGCAGAGGAAGACCCGGCTGGCACATCGAATGCTCCACCATTGCTAGGTAAGATTTATCGCAACCAGTCCGCTTTCTGTAGGCTTACATCTGCATGAAGCAggttgggatcattgttctatTGCATCATGACCctgtttggtccaagcttcagctgtcagagagatggcctcacatttacctctagaggagttcatggttgacTCAATGACTGTAAGGAGctcaaaccatcagccctccacccccgtgcttgacagttggtatgtttttgctgatatgctgtttggttttctccataCCTGGCgctgtgcattgtgggtaaGCATCCCTTATTTGGGctcatctgtccaaaagacAATATTCCAGAGgttttgtggttcattcagatgaaactttacaaatcAAAGTCACGCCGCCTTGTTTTTATTTCGGAGAGAAGGCTTTATTCTGCAGCGCTTCCTAACAAGCCATGTTTGTTCAGTCATGCTCACAtggactggaaaaaaaaatcttttatgaTCAGACCAGACCAAATCTGAGCTATTTGACAAAAAGAGGAGTAACATCGGGAGTTAATAAAACTTTGATGGACTTTTAGAATTGCTCCTTCCTACTCTGAATCAGGAACTGGAGCTTGTGGTCCAGACTGCTTCCCATCTGAATTCACCCGTCCCTATTAAAGATGTTTACTGAGTCTTTTAATACCAGGATTTTGTCTCGTTGCttttgaaaaaagttaaaagaccCACTATTATGCGGTTTGTGCCTTCTGAATGTTGATTTCAAACTGCTGGAAAAGTTAGGTGCTTAGAAGATGTCTTCCTCCCAATTATATCCCTCGATCAAACTGGGTTTATCTGCAATAAACACTAACTTTTTAATCTCCAGAAAGTATTTAATGTGGTTTACAACTCTTCCATAACTACTCTACCTGAGGCGTTAATCGCACTGATgctaaaaaaaagcctttgacAGAGTAGACTGggattatttgttttctaatttagGAAAATTCGGATTTGGGGAAAATTGATGCAGCCCATTTAGCGGCTGTAAGAAGAAATGGTACAAACTCTAAATATTTGAACTTGCATTGTTTCTTCAAGGCAGGAATGTCCACtaagttctgtttttcagttAACTTTCTAAATATAAACTTAATTTTGACAAAAGTGATTTAATTTCTGTTAACAGAGAACCAAAAGAGGATCTGTTTAATAATCTAGTATTCAAGATATCCAATTCTGGTTTGGTCTTTCTTAGCTGACACAGTAGTTAATCTTTTTtagaaaagttattttctctttgctttcacaaattaaacacaGTTTTGAGCCTAAATCTTTCTATGGTTGCTAGAATTATTGCTGTCAAAATTAATATCTTCCCATCctttcaaaaaaggttaaaaaaataaaaccagctggacttttattctgtagctgaagacgtttcgcttctcatccgacgAGCTTTCTTAAATCAGAaatggagagtgtggagttgactTCTCATCCTTCCTACATCTTTTTCAATGTATTccaatttttctattttagcttttttccaCAGGGCCAATAGTCTGATTCTAGATTGTATTTGGAGCAAGAAACCACCCAAGGCCCATAGTTCTGGTCTAACCTCATCTACTAATATTGGTAAACTAATAGAAGAAATCTAAATTATAGGGTTCAGAATGAGGAGAATGAATTTCCCCCATCATAAGTGGTTTTGGAAGCAAATTTTGTTCATCCAGTAGCACTGAAAGCCTTACTATTCTCACCTCTTCACTCTTCTATTTCTACTTACACCAAGAATGTGATGGTTTAGGCTGGCTGCTTTCTGAAAATCTGGGTTTCGTTTAGGCACCATTTCCTCCTGCAAACACTCACATATCAAATAACACATTCTCTATATGGCCTAAGTTGGGGATAAAAACCTGGAGAAATTAGTTTTGCTCCCCCCCCCAACTATTAGCAAATCAGTTCTTTTTCCTTAATCCCATTTTTTCCGATCCAAACTGACTGAACTTGTGTTGTTGctttcagctgtgtgtttggGGATCAGCTGGATATTCACTCTGGAGGCATCGATCTGGCCTTTCCTCACCACGAGAATGAGATCGCTCAGAGTGAAGCCCACCATCAGTGCAGGCAGTGGGCCAACTACTTCCTCCACTCCGGTGAATCTTAAATGTCTAATAATCTGCCGCACAGGAAGAATTCGTTCATTGTTTCAGGCTGATCCCAACATATGTGACCCGCTCTTCAAAACGAGCCACAATGAAGATTTCTTTTCATATTCTCCacctcaaaagcttcaaaatgagcGTGTGAGTTATGTTAAGGAGAGAACTGGTttgaaaacttcagtttttatgaagTCAGGAATTCCCAAGCTTCCCAATGATGTCACACTTTCTTCAAAGGAGTCTCCATGTAAAGAAACCAGTctatttcaaagaaaactaataGGATTAGAATTAAAGGCTTATTTTTGAAGACATacttgttagaaaactttgatttaaaggcagattaggaagattatgtGCTACTTTAgtaagtttcttttttgtatatCTCAATTATGgtaaaaatcaatattttcctGTACTGTCTTCTGTGGGCGTTACGACTTATTTTGCCAGCATGGggtgtatatattttaaatatatttaaattgtccatatttctttagttgaatcGGTGGAAAAATCCCAAAGATAACACTGTTGGACGGGaaataagatgatttaaaaagttgttagGGAAAGTGTTGGCAGACATACTGAATTGTATTGAACTCTCTTTAACTGACTAGTTCTTGTCATGTTTCAGGTCACTTACACCTCAAAGGAAGTGCAGAGAAAATGTCTAAATCTCTGAAGAACTACATCACTATCAAGGTAAAGTTCTCGTAGATCATTCTTGGCTTCAAATGTTcccaaacagaaaccaaaacctTATAACCATGGGACAGTTTCtttcaatttaacaaataaaactaaagttatcaaaagataaaagtagcaaaataccaGCTGGAAGCTAAACGTAGCATAAGAACACTAAAGCAGATttgaaagagaacaatgtttttgaaggaattgaaaagaGCTCAGTGAATTTTTATGatagaaagttttattttgaaatcacaATCAGAATGTCCtcaatgagctgaacatttgaATGGAT is a genomic window containing:
- the cars2 gene encoding cysteine--tRNA ligase, mitochondrial — translated: MIRRAKLLRGILSTNQSHSACSSNRSSCSRPGSGRAWVRPRGFDTGLKTFNSLTKQKEPLILSREGVATWYSCGPTVYDHAHLGHACSYVRFDILQRILSRYFGVTVIHAMVITDIDDKIIRRSWEENVSPFVIARMYEDEFKRDMLSLKVIPPAVYLRVTENVHHIVGFIERIIQNGHAYITKEGDVYFDIQSIGDRYGKFVGAVGSQGEPSSSDKRDQRDFALWKQSKPQEPYWESPWGRGRPGWHIECSTIASCVFGDQLDIHSGGIDLAFPHHENEIAQSEAHHQCRQWANYFLHSGHLHLKGSAEKMSKSLKNYITIKDFLQSHSANEFRMFCLLTKYRSAIDYSDSSMAEARSCLEIICNFMEAAQAYMKGQLLTAPVQEAVLWERLAEVKSSVLKSLADDFDTPKAVGALMNLVHHGNCQLQPIAMSDGAVRSPAVFGAMISYIREVLDVFGIDLLLSQESEASSSSGGLQSVVEQLTRFRSEVRAFALTRQDDPSSNKPGLHPDRIPLLRACDTLRDDLAPFGVLIKDRGASSTWEIRLDQTRRSTPHTDQEAGS